One Ostrinia nubilalis chromosome 4, ilOstNubi1.1, whole genome shotgun sequence DNA window includes the following coding sequences:
- the LOC135071269 gene encoding uncharacterized protein LOC135071269, which yields MTDDIPETGAVFTFGKSHFADNEPSHFFIKNDPIVAISCGDEHSAVICQNGRVFVFGGNAWGQLGLGHKDEVTRPSCVKWLKPHRVMFVACGRAHTVFVTDNSAVYSVGCNDEGQLGTGDMEHHSVPQCVELDAESARVRQVSAGSNHSAILTDSGRVFVCGSNTEGQLGLGEDTRSCVRFTELNFVEKIAFVECGYYHTVFITTQGAVFVTGDNENGKLGIKNPATTVYVPEVLPIDIPIKSACCGASHTFLLSMDESKILAFGSNEKGQLGMPREVENVTEPAEIDMEQMFDGYQLKLVACGAMHTAFVTDNGLLYTCGESRHNKLCLEEIDDADNANEAVPNQYSPKRVTAMNGFVVDNVACGGCHTLLTATKGSNADFTNNDFSIVTEEKLQTSITELPPLQKVPAMSKHEEPFTIEDVTNSNIDEHVTADNVNGNASEEIGSIDSLEANVSGSHIVNINDLENENVTPHDIPDVNKDDIAPSSPTLKATVKDAMHNIQAMVGKTEEKIQETVQVIKDEVTGKVEVVENIIKTTTTIEPIVHHDEIKSLGVPEKIAEIANSPPPKSPLLQDLLHVPDLSQMSPVLSKHSDDGQKSEGGQSENETIPCGSDKSSPQAGKTKTQAVMPIVRSEDAIDAHDGLNEETDVVVGKEKGRFARMFQSIKDKENSCIGKGKVIEDHVVENVHKGIDGAEDTVHKIEETIETEVRNQTNSRTCTIL from the exons ATGACCGATGACATACCAG AAACGGGTGCGGTGTTCACATTCGGCAAGTCGCACTTCGCCGACAACGAGCCGAGCCACTTCTTCATCAAGAACGATCCTATCGTCGCCATCTCCTGCGGCGATGAGCACAGTGCAGTTATTTGTC AGAATGGGAGGGTGTTCGTATTCGGCGGGAACGCGTGGGGGCAGCTGGGGCTCGGCCACAAGGACGAGGTGACGCGGCCCAGCTGCGTCAAGTGGCTCAAGCCGCACCGCGTCATGTTCGTGGCCTGTGGCCGCGCGCACACGGTCTTCGTCACAG ACAACAGTGCAGTGTACTCCGTGGGCTGCAACGACGAGGGCCAGCTGGGCACCGGCGACATGGAGCACCACTCCGTGCCTCAGTGCGTGGAGCTGGACGCCGAATCTGCCCGCGTGCGCCAGGTTTCTGCCGGCAGCAACCACTCTGCTATCCTCACGG ATTCGGGTCGCGTATTCGTATGCGGCTCTAACACGGAGGGGCAGCTGGGGCTGGGCGAGGACACGCGCTCGTGCGTGCGCTTCACCGAGCTCAACTTCGTCGAGAAGATCGCCTTCGTCGAGTGCGGCTACTACCACACCGTCTTTATTACCA CTCAAGGAGCGGTGTTCGTCACGGGTGACAACGAGAATGGAAAACTCGGCATAAAGAATCCTGCGACCACCGTGTACGTGCCTGAGGTGCTGCCCATAGATATTCCTATAAAAAGTGCCTGTTGTGGAGCCTCTCATACCTTCCTGTTGTCTATGGACGAGAGTAAAATTCTGGCCTTTGGGTCCAATGAGAAGGGACAGCTGGGAATGCCACGAGAGGTGGAGAATGTCACGGAGCCAGCTGAGATTGACATGGAACAGATGTTCGACGGATATCAGCTCAAGCTTGTCGCTTGCGGCGCTATGCACACCGCCTTTGTTACAg ACAACGGGCTGCTCTACACCTGCGGCGAGTCGCGCCACAATAAACTCTGTTTGGAGGAAATCGACGACGCCGACAACGCTAATGAGGCTGTCCCCAATCAATACTCGCCGAAGCGGGTCACCGCTATGAATGGCTTCGTCGTCGACAACGTAGCCTGCGGCGGCTGCCACACGCTGCTCACCGCCACCAAGGGCTCCAACGCAGACTTCACCAACAACGACTTCAGCATCGTCACCGAGGAGAAACTGCAAACGTCCATCACGGAACTGCCACCCCTACAGAAAGTGCCCGCGATGAGCAAACACGAGGAGCCGTTCACGATCGAGGACGTCACGAACTCGAATATAGACGAGCATGTAACTGCAGACAACGTGAATGGAAACGCGAGCGAGGAGATCGGATCGATCGACTCACTGGAGGCGAACGTCAGCGGCTCCCACATAGTAAATATAAACGACCTTGAGAACGAAAACGTAACCCCGCACGACATCCCCGACGTAAACAAAGATGATATTGCCCCGTCTTCCCCGACATTAAAAGCCACCGTGAAGGACGCGATGCATAACATACAGGCGATGGTTGGAAAaactgaagaaaaaatacaagaaACCGTTCAAGTTATCAAAGATGAGGTGACAGGAAAAGTGGAAGTTGtggaaaacataataaaaacaaCTACTACAATAGAACCCATAGTGCACCACGATGAAATTAAATCACTAGGAGTGCCAGAAAAAATTGCAGAAATTGCTAATTCGCCGCCTCCAAAGTCTCCTTTGCTTCAAGATTTATTACATGTTCCTGATCTGTCGCAGATGAGTCCGGTTCTGAGTAAACATAGCGATGATGGGCAAAAAAGTGAAGGTGGGCAGTCAGAAAACGAAACGATCCCCTGCGGGTCGGATAAGTCTAGCCCGCAGGCCGGCAAGACCAAGACGCAGGCTGTGATGCCCATCGTGAGGAGCGAGGACGCCATAGACGCTCACGACGGGCTGAACGAAGAAACCGACGTCGTGGTTGGCAAAGAAAAGGGTAGATTTGCTCGAATGTTTCAATCAATAAAGGACAAAGAAAATTCCTGCATCGGCAAAGGAAAGGTTATCGAGGATCACGTTGTTG AAAATGTACACAAGGGCATAGATGGAGCTGAAGATACTGTCCACAAAATAGAAGAGACGATAGAGACAGAAGTGAGGAATCAAACCAACTCTCGAACTTGCACCAtattataa
- the LOC135071554 gene encoding eukaryotic translation initiation factor 4E-like, which translates to MTNTKLPVLPPQPEKVKQEDAPAEPIKHPLENTWGMWLYAERTRNWKDDLIELTSFDTVEDYWCLYHHIKLPSELSPGCQYFVFKRGVRPEWEDAANRRGGRWLVTLEKRQCDEMDRIWVEVVLLMIGENFEDANSAIRGAVVNAKAKQNKSKIGIWLADKTDEKAILKIGRKIKDELGIKWKITFHAHNSNFTMHSL; encoded by the exons ATGACAAATACAAAGCTGCCAGTG TTACCGCCCCAACCGGAGAAGGTTAAGCAGGAGGATGCGCCGGCGGAGCCCATCAAGCATCCGCTGGAGAACACGTGGGGCATGTGGCTGTACGCCGAGAGGACGCGCAACTGGAAGGACGACCTCATCGAGCTCACCTCCTTCGACACGGTCGAGGACTATTGGTG TCTCTACCACCACATAAAGCTGCCCTCGGAGCTGTCTCCCGGCTGCCAGTACTTCGTGTTCAAGCGGGGCGTGCGGCCCGAGTGGGAGGACGCCGCCAACCGGCGCGGAGGCCGCTGGCTCGTCACGCTCGAGAAGAGGCAGTGCGACGAGATGGACAGGATATGGGTCGAAGTG GTACTCTTAATGATCGGGGAAAACTTTGAAGATGCCAATAGCGCGATTCGTGGAGCAGTGGTGAATGCGAAAGCAAAACAAAATAAGAGCAAAATAG GTATTTGGCTTGCCGACAAAACAGACGAAAAGGCCATTTTGAAGATTGGCAGAAAGATTAAAGACGAACTGGGTATAAAGTGGAAGATAACATTTCACGCCCACAACTCCAACTTCACTATGCATAGTCTTTAA
- the LOC135071257 gene encoding eukaryotic translation initiation factor 4E-like: protein MAGNNTEEVEGSATTETKTNSNAEVPPEFLIKHPLQNTWSLWFYDNDRNKTWEENLIELTTFDTVEDFWRLYHHIKLPSELRQGHDYAVFKQGIRPMWEDDANKMGGRWLISLEKKQRNSDLDRFWLDVVLLLIGENFEHSEEICGAVVNVRAKLDKIGIWTADTSKQHANIEIGRKLKEQLGIHGKIGFQVHRDTMVKHSSATKNLYTV, encoded by the exons ATGGCTGGAAATAATACTGAAGAAGTTGAG GGGTCTGCCACTACTGAGACCAAGACCAACAGCAATGCCGAGGTCCCCCCAGAGTTCCTGATCAAGCACCCCCTGCAGAATACATGGAGCCTATGGTTTTATGATAATGACAGAAATAAAACCTGGGAAGAGAACCTTATTGAGCTGACCACATTTGACACGGTGGAAGATTTCTGGAG ATTATACCACCACATTAAATTACCATCTGAGCTCCGCCAAGGCCACGACTATGCGGTGTTCAAGCAAGGAATACGTCCTATGTGGGAAGATGATGCCAACAAAATGGGTGGCAGATGGCTCATCAGTCTTGAGAAGAAACAACGTAATTCTGATCTGGACCGGTTCTGGCTAGATGTG GTTCTACTCCTCATTGGTGAAAACTTTGAACACTCTGAGGAAATTTGTGGAGCTGTTGTTAATGTTAGAGCTAAACTGGATAAAATTG GTATCTGGACCGCTGATACATCAAAGCAACATGCCAACATTGAGATCGGAAGGAAACTGAAGGAGCAGCTTGGTATTCATGGAAAAATCGGATTCCAAGTGCACAGAGACACCATGGTCAAGCACAGTTCGGCCACCAAGAATCTATACACTGTTTAA
- the LOC135071262 gene encoding spermine synthase has protein sequence MSVQTLLLDFSIEAARLGDESGQKTVFGQIETVLKEYIPNLILAADIKVDGGSLKIMTGKKGTTVSVRLFDRGLVTVNIEYYKEDNEEPLISFKSARILETQLKKYITIIKSQAYAPLKRCLFSRYYPTSDERLLEYDIDDVVFDEQSPFQRVQIVHSKTLGNMLVLDDLQNISEADLIYTETLMQRGKEKYEGKEIVILGGGDGALLYELLKEKPKFVWMLEIDELVMSACNKHLRSICGDVLEQRKGPHYEIIVEDCMLTINKFIKDKKKVDYIFGDLTDIPISDSACGELWEFMITILESAFKILKPDGKFMTHGNGATSPESLELYEQELAKLKPAVKFSKSKAFVPSFLEDWIFYQIAFAKPDYGDA, from the exons ATGTCGGTACAAACCCTGCTCTTGGACTTCTCCATCGAAGCCGCCCGATTGGGAGATGAAAGCGGTCAGAAAACTGTATTTGGACAGATTGAAACAGTACTCAAAGAGTACATCCCCAACCTTATTTTAGCCGCTGATATTAAAGTTGATGGTGGATCTCTGAAAATAATGACTGGAAAGAAAGGCACAACCGTATCAGTAAGATTGTTTGACCGGGGTCTTGTCACTGTAAATATTGAATATTACAAGGAAGACAACGAAGAGCCGCTAATAAGTTTCAAG TCGGCGAGAATATTGGAAACACAGCTGAAAAAATACATCACTATCATAAAATCGCAAGCTTATGCCCCGCTAAAAAGGTGCCTGTTCAGCAGGTACTACCCGACATCAG ATGAAAGGCTCCTGGAATATGACATTGATGACGTGGTCTTTGACGAGCAGTCCCCTTTCCAACGCGTCCAGATTGTGCACTCGAAAACATTAGGCAATATGTTGGTGCTAGACGATTTACAAA ATATATCTGAAGCAGATCTTATATACACAGAAACATTAATGCAAAGAGGGAAAGAGAAATATGAAGGAAAAGAAATTGTTATATTAG GTGGCGGCGACGGTGCACTGCTATACGAACTCCTCAAGGAAAAGCCCAAGTTCGTGTGGATGCTCGAAATAGACGAACTAGTGATGAGTGCATGCAACAAACACCTGAGGTCCATTTGCGGGGACGTTCTCGAGCAACGAAAAGGCCCGCATTACGAA ATAATAGTCGAAGACTGCATGCTGACGATAAACAAATTCATAAAGGACAAAAAGAAGGTTGACTACATATTCGGCGACCTCACCGATATTCCCATATCGGACTCCGCCTGCGGGGAGCTATGGGAATTCATGATCACGATACTGGAGTCTGCCTTCAAGATACTTAAGCCCGACGGGAAATTTATGACCCAC GGAAATGGTGCTACTTCCCCGGAGTCACTGGAACTATACGAGCAGGAGCTAGCCAAGCTGAAACCCGCCGTGAAGTTCTCGAAGAGCAAAGCCTTCGTGCCGTCCTTCCTCGAAGACTGGATCTTCTACCAGATAGCCTTCGCCAAGCCGGACTACGGCGATGCCTAA